A stretch of Deltaproteobacteria bacterium DNA encodes these proteins:
- a CDS encoding aminotransferase class V-fold PLP-dependent enzyme: MKKYYLLAPGPTPIPPEVLLKMAEPIVHHRAPAFEAIMEEVREGLKYVFQTEREVLVFASSGTGAMDGAISNFLKKGDKAICVRGGKFGERWAEICETYGVNPVNIDVPYGQAVDPADVGRALEENPDAKAVYVQASETSTGAMHPVKEIAKLTRDRDRTILVVDAITALGVFSVPTDKCGLDIVLAGSQKAFMLPPGLAFAAVSEKAWKLAEESDLPKYYFDYRKEAKAIAKNQTAYTPAVSLLMGLCQVLKMMREEGLENVFARHARIARATREGVKAMGLELFAPASPSNAVTAVKVPEGVDGGKIPKTLRDEHNITIAGGQGSMKGHIFRIAHLGYAGNFDVIIAMAALEMTLKRLGYPVEFGTGVSAAMQVLEEERATI, from the coding sequence ATGAAAAAGTACTACCTTCTTGCGCCTGGACCGACGCCCATCCCTCCCGAAGTCCTGCTGAAGATGGCGGAGCCGATAGTCCATCACCGGGCCCCGGCATTTGAGGCGATCATGGAGGAGGTCAGGGAAGGCCTCAAGTATGTTTTTCAGACGGAGAGAGAAGTGCTGGTGTTTGCGTCATCCGGGACAGGTGCGATGGATGGTGCCATTTCGAACTTTTTGAAAAAAGGGGATAAAGCGATATGCGTCCGCGGCGGTAAGTTCGGAGAGCGGTGGGCGGAGATTTGCGAAACCTACGGGGTCAATCCGGTAAACATCGATGTCCCTTACGGCCAGGCGGTTGATCCGGCTGACGTGGGCAGGGCCCTCGAGGAGAATCCCGATGCCAAAGCCGTATACGTGCAGGCCTCGGAAACCTCCACCGGGGCAATGCATCCGGTCAAGGAGATCGCAAAGCTCACAAGGGACAGGGACAGAACGATACTCGTCGTCGATGCCATCACCGCCCTGGGTGTCTTCAGCGTCCCCACGGACAAGTGCGGTCTCGATATCGTCCTCGCCGGCTCCCAGAAGGCGTTCATGCTTCCACCGGGGCTCGCCTTCGCGGCAGTGTCGGAGAAAGCGTGGAAACTTGCCGAAGAATCAGACCTGCCCAAATATTACTTCGATTACCGGAAGGAAGCGAAGGCGATAGCCAAGAACCAGACCGCCTATACCCCCGCGGTCTCCTTGCTTATGGGGCTCTGCCAGGTACTGAAGATGATGAGGGAAGAAGGGCTGGAGAATGTATTCGCACGGCACGCCAGGATTGCACGGGCGACGAGGGAGGGCGTCAAGGCAATGGGGCTCGAGCTCTTTGCTCCCGCTTCGCCGAGCAATGCCGTTACTGCCGTGAAGGTTCCGGAAGGGGTCGACGGCGGCAAGATCCCCAAGACGCTACGGGACGAGCACAACATCACCATAGCCGGCGGCCAGGGGAGCATGAAAGGGCACATTTTCAGGATTGCCCACCTCGGGTACGCGGGCAACTTCGACGTGATAATCGCGATGGCTGCCCTCGAGATGACCCTGAAGCGGCTCGGCTATCCCGTCGAGTTCGGCACGGGTGTCAGCGCAGCGATGCAGGTTCTCGAGGAGGAGAGGGCGACAATATAA